The DNA window TTACCGAACCCGGGATGATTTTACGGTGCGCTACGAGGAGCGCGAGGTGCTGCTGTCGCACTTGACGGCCCTCGATTTCTACGTGTCATACTTTATGGCGGGTCCGGTCGGACACACGTTCCTGAGTTTCATCTTCGACAACGCGCCGCCGCTGAGCATTTCCATCGAAACGCGGCCGGAGGTCGGCGAGAGCTTTGCGCCGATAGCCTCCCTCTTCAAGCAATTCGAGTTGATCTATGTGGTGGGTGACGAGCGTGACCTCGTAGGCGTACGCGCCAACTATCGGCACGAGGCGGTATACCTCTATCGTCTCAACACCTCACCCGACGATGCCCGCCGGCTGCTCCTGGTTTACCTGGCGCGGATCAACGAACTCGCCGATCGGCCGGAGTTCTATCACCTGCTGACCAACAGCTGCACCATCAACATCGTGCGATACGCCAACGCCGTCGGCCGGGGCGGCCGCCTCGATGTCCGGCATCTGCTCAACGGTCTGATCGATGGCTACCTCTATTATTCGGGCCGGATCGACACCACGCTGCCGTTTGAGGAACTGCGGCGTCGTTCGCTGATTGACGAGGCCGCGCAGGCGGCCGATAGCGCGCCTGATTTCTCGCAGCGCATTCGAGCATCCCTGCCGACGATGCCCATCATCCCGGTCGCGGCTCCGAAATAACTCGAAAAGTAATCCGTTGGATATCCAGCGCGGGCTACGTTAATCCGCGCATGGCGTGATACCGTCGCCCCGGGTCTAGGGGGCGCGCCATGAAATTGAGCGAATATCTGCAGCACGACGCGGTCGGGCTGGCTGAATGCGTTGCGCGCGGGGAGATCAGCGCGGGGGAATTGCTTGACCTCGCGCTGCGGCAGAGCGCGGCGGCCCAGCCAAAGACGAATGCAATCTGCCGCCTGATGGAGGACGAAGCCCGCTCCCAATTGAAGAAGCCGCTGGCCGGTCCTTTCGCCGGCGTTCCCTTCCTGATCAAGGATTGCGCGCAGGACTATGCCGGCCTGCCGACGACCTATGGCAGCCGATCGATGGTCGGCGTCGCGCCCGAGCACGCCCATGTGGTGCGACGCTATCTCGATGCGGGACTCCTGATTTTCGGCAAGACCAATTTGCCGGAATTTGCGCTCAAGGCCGTGTCGGACTCGCAACTGTTCGGCCGCGCCAGCAATCCCTGGAATTTCGATCACACGCCCGGCGGCTCCAGCGGCGGCGCTGCAGCCGCGGTCGCTTCGGGCGTCGTGCCGATGGCGGCAGGCAATGACGGCGGCGGCTCCCTCCGCATTCCCGCCGCCTGTTGCGGCCTGTTCGGGTTACGTCCCTCGCGCGCCCGCATTTCCTCAGGCCCGGCCTATGGCGAATATTGGTACGGCGCTTCGAGCGAAGGAGTGATCTCCCGCAGCGTGCGCGACACCGCGGCGGCGCTTGACGTCTCGGCGGGCAGAGAGCCCGGCGATCCCTTTGCGGTGCCCGGGCCGGCCGAGCCCTACGCGAAACTGATGCGGCGCGATCCCGGCCGGCTGCGCATCGGCTTTACCGCGGCCTCGCCGATCGGAACGGAGGTTCACCCCGAAGCCGTGGCGGCGGTGCGCGACGCGGCAAAGCTGCTCGGGAGTCTCGGCCACGAGGTCGAAGAAGCTGCGCCCGAAATCGATGGCGCTTCGCTGGCGAAGGCTTACCTGCATGTCTATTTCGGACAGGTGCCTGCCGTGGTGGCGCAGGCACGCGCCGCCGGCGCGCGCTCTTCGGACTTCGAGCTCCTGACGCGGGTGCTGGCGACGCTCGGCGGCGCAACCTCGGCCGCGACGCTGACGGCGCAATTGTTGAAGTGGAATGAATTTGCGAGGGCGCTTGGGCGTTTTCATACGCGTTACGACCTGCTGCTGACGCCGACGCTCGCGCACCCGCCGATCCGCCATGGCGAGGGCGACCCGTCAGCCGCGGAGCAGGCGGTGCTGAAGCTGCTCGATCGGGCGGGCCTGCTTGGGCTGTTGACGCGCGCCGGTTTGCTCGACGGCACCGTCGACAAGATTGCACGCGACAGCCTGCAATATGTGCCATTCACGCAGCTCGCCAATCTGACGGGCACGCCGGCGATGAGCGTGCCCTTGCACTGGACCGCGGATGGGCTGCCGCTCGGGGTGCAATTCGTTGCGCGTTTCGGCGAAGAGGATCGGCTGCTGCAACTCGCGGCGCAACTCGAATCCGCGCGGCCGTGGTTCACCCGGCTGCCCGCCTGGGTGACGCAGGGCTAGCTCTTCACCGGCATGGCTATCTTCGCGGAATTCCTTCCGGCCGCGGCACGGCCGCATGAACGTTCGCCACGGCAGCAATGCGCGTACGGATATCGGTCAGATCGGATAAGATGCAGGCGCAATATGGTGAGCGCCTATTGCGCCCCGCGGACGGTCTTTCCCAAGGTGATTTCGGGCCTGCGCAAACCCATCGCAATCCAGGCGGCGATCAGCTTCAACATGAACTTGCCGGAGTGACGACTATAGTTCGGCAAGTCATCGGCAAGCTCGACGCCGGCGCGCCGCTCTTTTGTCATGAGCCGCATTTCAAGTGGCGGCGCGCCTGTCGGAAACCGGTTCCGGTACATCGACAGCCAGTGCCCTTTGGTGACGTCGAGGAACATTGCCAAATTGCAGCACGCGGCAACGACCCGTCGGGTCGGGGAATCCTGCTTGAGCCGATGCTCTTCGAGATACTGCTGCCCCATCACGCATTGCACTCAATGCGCGGGCTCGCATTTGGCCGGTATTTTGCGCAGACGTAATCAGGGTTTGTTGCTGAAAGGCCACATCACCAGCAAAACACTCGAGGGCCGCAGCCCCGCACCGCGCCAGCACTTGTTCGCGCCCTGGATTCAGTTAAGGGTCCCAACGTAGGGTTGTACCGAGCGAAGATGATTTAGCACAAGCTATATTTTACACGAAAGTTATTTCACACGAATTCGGAGCCGGCGATGACACTGGCAAGTTCAGCGGCGGGGCAACCGGCGATGGCGCAGGCTTCCGACGTGTTTTATCCGCGCGACCGCCGGGCGCGGCTGCTGGCATCGAGCGCCTTATCGGGCGGGACGCTGCGGGGACTAGCGTTGGCGGCCGGCGTATCGATCGCTGCCACGGCCCTCTGGGCAGTTCCGGCGAGGGCGCAGGCGCAGTCCTTGAACGGCGGGACGGCCACCGGCACCAATGCCTACGCTTCCGGCACCGGCGCGACTGCCACCGGAAACTTCGCGACCGCAACCGGCCAGAACAGCACCGCGAACGGTTTCAGCGCAACCGCGACGGGCGCGCTCAGCATCGCGAACGGCGCGCAGGCGACCGCGACCGGCTTGGCCAGCTTGGCGAACGGCAACTTCGCCACCGCGACGGGCCAGAGCAGCATCGCGAACGGCGACCTCGCGACTGCGACGGGTATGAACAGCACCGCGAATGGCGTCGGCGCGACCGCGACGGGCCAAGCCAGCACCGCGAACGGCATCCAAGCGACCGCGACGGGCCAAGGCAGCACCGCGAACGGCACCCAGGCGACCGCGACGGGCCAAGGCAGCACCGCGAACGGCACCCAGGCGACCGCGACCGGCCAGCAAAGCTACGCGAACGGCGTCAACGCGACCGCGACCGGCCAGAACGCCAACGCAACCGGAGACAGCGCGACCGCGACGGGCTCGGACAGCTTCGCGAACGGCACCAAGGCGACCGCGACTGGCCAACAAAGCTTTGCGAACGGCGAGAGCGCGACCGCGACGGGCTGGAGCAGCTTGGCGAACGGCACCCTGGCGACCGCGACGGGCAACGGTAGCTTCGCCAACGGCTTCGCTGCGACCGCGACTGGGCTGAACAGCACGGCGAACGGCGCCCAGGCGACCGCGACGGGCGAGTTCAGCACCGCGAACGGCCAATTCGCCACCGCGACGGGCCAGGGCAGCATCGCGAACGGCAACCTCGCGACGGCGACTGGAGCGGCGAGCTTCGCAAATGGCATTCAAGCGACCGCGACCGGTGCAAGCAGCAGCGCGAACGGGCTCGCAGCGATCGCGACGGGCGCCAACAGTTTCGCCAACGGCACGAACGCAGCCGCGATCGGCACAGGCAGCGTTGCGAACGGGAACTTCGCGACCGCAACCGGTGTCAACAGCGTTGCGGATGGGTCCACCTCTAGCGCCTTCGGTCAGGGCAGCAACGCCACTGGCGCCGCCACCACCGCGATTGGCCAAGCCAGCATTGCGAGCGCCACCGGTGCCACGGCTGTCGGCGCCAGTGCGCAGGCCACCGCGACCGGCGCGGTCGCGGTCGGCCAAAACGCCGCCGCCACCGGCGTCAACGCCATCGCGATCGGCAACGGCGCGGTTGCGACCGGTTCGGTCGCGGTCGGTGCGCTGGCTTCCGCCGCGAACGGCGGTGCGGCGTTCGGCGATGGCGCGGTCGCAACGGGATCGAATTCCGCGGCTTTCGGCCCGAACTCTTCGGCGACATTCGCCAATTCGGCTGCGTTCGGCAATGGCGCCGCCGCAACCGCCGTGAACCAGGTCGCCATCGGTACCGCGTCGAACACTTACCGGATGTCCGGCATCACCTCGGCGGCAAGCCTCGCCGCGCAGTCCGGCCCGACCTCGTTCGTCACCAGCGACGCCAATGGCAATCTGGCAACAAGCGGCTTCAACCCGCAAAACCTCACCTCGCTGCAGTCGCAAGTTTCCTCGCTGCAGTCGCAGGTCATCGACAACCGGCTCGAGGCGCGTACGGGTACCGCGGTGGCGCTCGCGGCCGGTGCGATGCCGGCACTGCAGGCGGGGCGCCGGTTTGGCATATCGGCAAGCTACGGCAACTTCCAGGGCAGCAACGCCTTCGGCGTGGGAGCGACGGCACTTTTGTATGACACCAAGAACTACGCGGTCGTCGTCAATGCCGGCGCGGGCATTGGACTGGAAAGGAATCTGGTCGGCGTGCGCAGCGCGGTTGCGTTGCAGTGGTGATGGCTAAGATGTGTTGCGCGCATGTTGCGCGGGCGAAATGTGTGGTCCTCAATGGCGGCGTCGCCGCCGGATTTGCGCAAGGTGCCGTCGGCGGAGGCCGGAGTAACCGTCGCATGGTAATGGCAACGTGGTGACTGACAAGTGGCGCGGCTGGCGAGTTCTGATGTTCGCAGCCGGGCTGTTGGCAATGACATCCGCCGGCCATGCGCAGACATCAACGCAAGCGCCGAAGCCCGCGCAGATCGATCGCAACGGCGTGCTGATCCTGATCCGGTCGACGCTGCTTGCGCTGGATCAGGCCAACAAGACCGGCAATTACACCGTGCTGCGCGACATCGGCGCGCCCGGCTTCCAGAGCAACACAGCGGCGCGGCTCGGCGAGATTTTCGCCAAACTGCGCAACGACAACCTCGATCTATCCGGCGTCGCCGTGATCGAGCCGCAGCTTAATTTGTTGCCGCAGATCGAAGCCAACGGCCTGATGCATTTGGCGGGCTTCTTTCCCTCGGTGCCGACCCAGGTCAATTTCGATCTGTCGTTCGCGCCGGTGAACGGTCAGTGGCGGTTGTTCGGCATCTCGGTGTCGATCGGACAAAGCGCGCCCGCCGCGCCGACGCCACCCCAGCCGCCTGTTGCGCAAAAGCAGCCTGCACCAAATGGCGCCAAGCAGGCTGCGGCAAAGTCCGCGCCCGCGATCAAGCTCACGCCATCGGACAACAAGCCGGCCGACAACCTGCAGCCTAAATAGACCGACCGCCGAGCCAGCGAGCGAGAATGTTACCCGATGAAGCATTGAAATCGATGAAGGTGATGTTCGCGACGCCGTGCTACATTTCGTCCGTCAGCATGCACTACGTCACCAGCATCTTCGAGCTCACCCATCATTGCAACCGGTTCGGACTGCAATGCATCCTGCATATGCATTCGGAAAGCCTGATCACCCGCTCGCGCAACAAGATGGTGCTCGAGTTCCTGTCCGACGAGACACTGACCCATCTGTTCTGGATCGATTCCGACATCACCTTCACGCCGCAATCGGTCTGCCGCCTCTTGCTGATCGACCGCGACGTCACCGCCGGCGTCTATCCGATGAAAGATTTTAATTGGCCCGCCGAAGGCCTGCCCGCCGGCACCACGAAACAACAGTTCGAGGATCGCTACACCCAATATCCGTTCAACCCGATCGGCCACGGCGCCGAGCGGGTCAGCACCTATGCGGATGCCGACGGCTTCGTCGAGGTCGCTGAGGCGCCGACCGGCTTCATGTGCATCAAGCGGGATGTGTTCAGGCAGATGATGGAGAAATACCCCAAGCTGAATTACGTTCCGGACGGCCCGCCGAACCCGCAGGCGCATCTGCACTGGTTGTTCTTCGACTGCATGGTCGATCCTGATTCCGGCCGCTACCTGTCGGAGGATTACGCGTTCTGCCGCCGTTGGCGCGACATCGGCGGCAAGATCTGGGTCGATCTGCAATGCAAACTGCAGCATCTCGGGCAGCACAATTTCCGCGGCGACCTCGCCGAAAGCCTGCGGCTACAGAACCGCTGGTGATGGAAATGGCGACCTACAGGCACCGGATTTCCGTAGGTTCTACCGCCCCGTGCGACAGCCTATCGCGGGACCAGTTTGCTGGACACTCAAGAATTGACGTGAACTTCCGGGGCCGGGGAAAGGCGTCCAAGAGCGGAAGTGGGTGCTCGCGACGATTGTGAATTCCTGTACTTTGGAACTGTCAACGTAGCCAGCGGTCTACAAGAACCCAAACTGTGAGGTTGAGACACACGTTTAAATTGTTATTCATAACTTTACCGTATCTACTTTGGCATATGCAAAATACCCAGGAAGAAACGACTAAGACTGATTCATTTCAAATGTCGGAACCTGCCGAAATTCTCCCTTCTATTTGAAGTTTGCAGATGCCCAAAGATGCGTGGACGACACGTGCTCCATTCGAAGATCACGAGGCGGCCGCAGTCTGGCGATTGTTCACATTTAACTGGCACCTCCTGGCTAGCTGCATCGGTGTCTTAGTCGCCGGTCTTTTAGCAACTGAATTCTATATCCGGCCCTCTGGCTACCTGATCGCTTTCGCGATGGCGGGATTCTATTGGCAGTTTGGACTCCTGAACGTCAAATCGATAGCGCGCCGGAATCCCAGGCTTTCATACTGTCTTGTTGCCATTGCGCAAATGATCATCGCCATGTCGGTAATGACTTCTCTGACTTACGTTGCAATATCGATCAATTTGCCACTGTGGGATGGAACCTTGCTGGCGTGGGATCGTGCGCTCGGCCTCGATTTTCGTTACTATCTTGATTTCGTGAATGGTCACCCGCAAATCATCTCAGTTCTGGCTGCTGGTTACCGATCAATCACCTGGCAAATTCTTGGAATCATGTTCGTTCTTCCTCTCGCCGGAAATTACCGACGAACCGGCGAGGCAATCTGCGCTTTCGCACTGGCCTTGTTCGCGACGACATTCATCTCAGCCATGGTTCCGGCCACTGGGGTTTATGGCGAGTTAGGCTTGACCGCTTCGGATTTTCCCTACTTCGAACCGCAAGGATATTACGACACTTTGCGCGACGCGACACTTGTCCGGGCCGGCAGCTTGCACGGATTGGATTTACTTAAGCTCGTAGGGGTATTGACGTTCCCGAGCTTCCACGCCGTATCAGCAATCCTCTACACTTGGGCTTTCTGGCCTATGCGATGGCTGAGACTATTTTTCGTTCCGTGCAATAACGTTATGCTTGTCGCTACGCCTCTGGGTGGTGGCCACTATTTCGTCGATGTCATCGCCGGTGTGGTGATCGCAACCATGGCGATTCTCGCGGCGCTAGGCATAAGTCGCTTTGTCGCGCCGAGGTGGGCCAGCCCAACCGAGGCGTAGAAATTCGCATTTGACGACGGCGAGTTCCGCTTTGGGTCGGTCAATTGCGTCGTTCGGATCGCCCGCCGGTCACTTCCGGTCTACCCCGAATGATTCCGATCTCGGGTTTACCCGAGATCGGACGGCGAGCGGCCCGATGATAAACTCAGCAGAAACCCGGCAGGTGTTATTCGGAATTGAGCGCGACGGCCTTCGCATTGTTTTTCGTGAAATCTGACGGTATGCCGAATGTGCCCGTTTGCAGGAAGTCGCTCGATCAGCACTGGCCAGAATCCGGGCGAGTCAGATAAAGCAGCATCGTTCGGCTTTGCGAGCATTCGCGGTGGCCATCCGCGACCAAGCCATCGCAGCGACGGAGGCTGGGGCCCGGTTCCGAAGCCGTCCCGGCTCAACTGAAGGCATATCGGAATGACGACCGTCTCACTGACGATATCAGAGGTCTTCGATATCGCCTTGAAATCGTACCATGCAGGAAAGCTCGCCGAGGCCGAGCAAATGTGTCTCAAAATATTGTCGGCCGATCCTGACTCCACCGTCACCCTGAATCTCCTGGCTGTCATCCATACGTCGCGGGGGAGGAACGACGCGGCGATTGCCTGCTACGACCGCGCGCTGTCGCTGCGGCCGGACTTCATCCAGGCGCTCAGCAATCGCGGCTCGGTGCTGAAACAGATGAAGCGGTACAACGAGGCCCTGGAAAGCTATGACCGTGCGCTCGCCATTCAGCCGGACCATGTCGAAATTCTCAACAATCATGCAGGCGTCCTGCAGGCGATCGGCCGCTACGACGAGGCGCTGGCCGGCTATGACGGTGTGCTCGCCTTGCAGCCGGACTATCCCGAGGCGCTCAACAATCGTGGCGTAACCCTGCAGGCGATGGGGCGGCATTCCGACGCGCTGGCAAGTTACGACGCCGCGCTCACGCTGCGCCCTGACTTCGTCGAGGCGCTGGTTAATCGCGGCATCGCCCAATATGAGCTAAAGCGGTTCGGGGATGCGCTCGCAAACTACGATCGCGCCATCTCGCTGCGGCCGGAAAATGCCGATGCGCTCAGTAATCGCGGAAACGCACTGGAAAAACTGGGACGTCATGAAGAAGCGCTAGCCAGCTATAACGGTGCGCTCAATCTGCAGCCGAACCACGTCGAAGCGCTCTACAACCGCGGCGTTATTCTGCACAAACTCCGGCGGCTGGATGAAGCGCTGGCGAGTTACGATGGTGCGTTGGTCTTGCGTCCGAATTATCCCGAGGCGCTCGTCGGCCGCGGCGCCGCGCTGCACGATCAAAAGCGGCTCGATGAAGCATTGATGAGCTACGACCGCGCCATCGCCCTATATCCGGATTATGTTCAGGCTCTCGTCAATCGTGGCGCCACGCTGCATGAGTTGGGGCGATTCGACGAGGCTCTGAGGAGCTTCGAGCGTGCGCTTGCCCTGGAGCCGGATAATGTCGAGGCACTTACCAATCGCGGCGTCGTCTTGCATGACCTCGCGCGATATGACGAGGCGCTGGTGGATCACGAACACGCAATTGTCGTGCGGCCAGGCGATGCCGCCGTGCTCAATAACCGCGGCGTCACCTTGCATAAACTCCGACGGCCCGAGGAAGCACTGGCGAGCTACGATTCTGCGCTTGCCTCGCGGCCGGATTGGGCCGAGGCGCTGACTAATCGGGGCGTTACGCTGCATGACCTGAAGCGGTTCGATGAGGCGCGGGCGAGTTACGACCGAGCGATTGCGCTCCGTCCGGACTATGCCGACGCGCATTTTTTCAAGGGCCTGTCGAGCCTCGTCACTGGCGACTTCGAGCGTGGATGGGCCGAATACGAGTGGCGCCGCAAGGCTCCATCCGCGAGAATCACAGCGCGCGACTTTCCCCAGCCGCTCTGGCTTGGGGAGGACGGTATCGCCGGCAAGAGGATCCTGTTCCACAGTGAGCAGGGATTTGGCGATACCATTCAGTTCTGCCGTTACATACCGCTGGTCGCGACACGCGGCGTACGCGTCATTGTGGAAGTTGAAGAACCGCTCTGCGGGCTTATCGCTGGTCTTGCCGGCACGGCGCAGATTATCGCCAAGGGCGATCCTCTGCCGGACTTCGATTTCCAATGCCCGCTTCCCAGCCTGCCGCTGGCTTTCAAGACCCGGCTGGAGACGATTCCCTCAAGTGCTCCGTATCTGCGCGTGCCAACGCAAACCCTGGAATATTGGGGCGCGCTGCTTGGGACCAAACGCTCCCCCAGGATCGGGCTTGCCTGGGCGGGCAATGCGAAACATGTCAGGGATGGAGAGCGGTCGATGAGGCTGTGCGACCTCCTGCCGCTTTTGGACATCGACGCCACCTTTGTGAGCCTGCAAAAGGAGGTTCGCGCCGGTGACGCGGAGATGCTGACGAGTTGCGACATGCTCCAGTTCAGTCAAGAAATCGAAGATTTTTCCGATACGGCGGCGCTGATATCGCAGCTCGATCTCGTGATATCCGTTGACACCAGTGTCGCACATCTTGCGGGCGCATTGGGCAAGCCGGTCTGGATTTTATTGACGCATGCTCCCGATTGGCGCTGGCTGCTCGACCGGGATGACAGCCCCTGGTACCCGAGCGCGCGGTTGTTTCGGCAGCGCGAGACCCGCGAGTGGGGCAGTTTGACGATGCGAGTCCGCGAAGCGCTGCTCGAATTCACTGGAAACGAACGATAGAGACCGGACGCGGCAAAGAGCGGAAGTTTCGCCGGCACCTCAAACCCGGGCATTGCTCGATGCAGTCGGCATGTCCCAAAAGTGCCATTTCGGAAGCAGCGATGCTCATTCGATGATGTCGTCGGCGCGGATCATGATCGTTGGCGGCAACGTGAAGTTCGAGGCCCTGGCCGTCCTGAGATTGACGACGAACTCGAACGTGGTCGGCTGCTCGACCGGGATGTCGGCCGGCTTCGCGCCTTTGAGGATGAGGTCGACAATCTCCGCGCCGCGCCGCCATTGCGCGCCATGGTCGGTGCCGTAGGACATCAGGCCGCCTGCCTCCGCGAACTCCCGGTATCCGTAGACAGCGGGCAAACGCAGGCGGGAGGCGACCGCGGCAATCTCGCTCCGCTGACTGAAGGTGAGGGGGTCCTCGAAGATCACAAGGCCGCCGGCGCCTGCGGCCTTGCTGGCCTCGAGCTGCGGCGCGATCTGCTCGGGCGAGCGCACCTCGAAGGCCCGGAGCTTGACCTTCGCGACCTGCGCTGCGGCCTCGAGTTCCTTGTAGGCAAGGGCCGCGTACGGCGTGCCCGGATTCAAGACCGCGGCAAACAGCGAGGCGGCAGGAACGATCTCGCACAACAGC is part of the Bradyrhizobium erythrophlei genome and encodes:
- a CDS encoding DUF4105 domain-containing protein, yielding MSLLRGFLSRSFGWLIATIWFLCWAALITWTTLAIYYSNLPSAGLRLGLAGVFAAFAVWALLLSRQRHMSVIVIALSLGVAAWWITIRPSHDRPWRPEVAVMPRAFIDGDRVHLTGVRNFNYRTRDDFTVRYEEREVLLSHLTALDFYVSYFMAGPVGHTFLSFIFDNAPPLSISIETRPEVGESFAPIASLFKQFELIYVVGDERDLVGVRANYRHEAVYLYRLNTSPDDARRLLLVYLARINELADRPEFYHLLTNSCTINIVRYANAVGRGGRLDVRHLLNGLIDGYLYYSGRIDTTLPFEELRRRSLIDEAAQAADSAPDFSQRIRASLPTMPIIPVAAPK
- a CDS encoding amidase, whose product is MKLSEYLQHDAVGLAECVARGEISAGELLDLALRQSAAAQPKTNAICRLMEDEARSQLKKPLAGPFAGVPFLIKDCAQDYAGLPTTYGSRSMVGVAPEHAHVVRRYLDAGLLIFGKTNLPEFALKAVSDSQLFGRASNPWNFDHTPGGSSGGAAAAVASGVVPMAAGNDGGGSLRIPAACCGLFGLRPSRARISSGPAYGEYWYGASSEGVISRSVRDTAAALDVSAGREPGDPFAVPGPAEPYAKLMRRDPGRLRIGFTAASPIGTEVHPEAVAAVRDAAKLLGSLGHEVEEAAPEIDGASLAKAYLHVYFGQVPAVVAQARAAGARSSDFELLTRVLATLGGATSAATLTAQLLKWNEFARALGRFHTRYDLLLTPTLAHPPIRHGEGDPSAAEQAVLKLLDRAGLLGLLTRAGLLDGTVDKIARDSLQYVPFTQLANLTGTPAMSVPLHWTADGLPLGVQFVARFGEEDRLLQLAAQLESARPWFTRLPAWVTQG
- a CDS encoding YadA family autotransporter adhesin — encoded protein: MTLASSAAGQPAMAQASDVFYPRDRRARLLASSALSGGTLRGLALAAGVSIAATALWAVPARAQAQSLNGGTATGTNAYASGTGATATGNFATATGQNSTANGFSATATGALSIANGAQATATGLASLANGNFATATGQSSIANGDLATATGMNSTANGVGATATGQASTANGIQATATGQGSTANGTQATATGQGSTANGTQATATGQQSYANGVNATATGQNANATGDSATATGSDSFANGTKATATGQQSFANGESATATGWSSLANGTLATATGNGSFANGFAATATGLNSTANGAQATATGEFSTANGQFATATGQGSIANGNLATATGAASFANGIQATATGASSSANGLAAIATGANSFANGTNAAAIGTGSVANGNFATATGVNSVADGSTSSAFGQGSNATGAATTAIGQASIASATGATAVGASAQATATGAVAVGQNAAATGVNAIAIGNGAVATGSVAVGALASAANGGAAFGDGAVATGSNSAAFGPNSSATFANSAAFGNGAAATAVNQVAIGTASNTYRMSGITSAASLAAQSGPTSFVTSDANGNLATSGFNPQNLTSLQSQVSSLQSQVIDNRLEARTGTAVALAAGAMPALQAGRRFGISASYGNFQGSNAFGVGATALLYDTKNYAVVVNAGAGIGLERNLVGVRSAVALQW
- a CDS encoding glycosyltransferase family 2 protein, producing the protein MLPDEALKSMKVMFATPCYISSVSMHYVTSIFELTHHCNRFGLQCILHMHSESLITRSRNKMVLEFLSDETLTHLFWIDSDITFTPQSVCRLLLIDRDVTAGVYPMKDFNWPAEGLPAGTTKQQFEDRYTQYPFNPIGHGAERVSTYADADGFVEVAEAPTGFMCIKRDVFRQMMEKYPKLNYVPDGPPNPQAHLHWLFFDCMVDPDSGRYLSEDYAFCRRWRDIGGKIWVDLQCKLQHLGQHNFRGDLAESLRLQNRW
- a CDS encoding phosphatase PAP2 family protein → MPKDAWTTRAPFEDHEAAAVWRLFTFNWHLLASCIGVLVAGLLATEFYIRPSGYLIAFAMAGFYWQFGLLNVKSIARRNPRLSYCLVAIAQMIIAMSVMTSLTYVAISINLPLWDGTLLAWDRALGLDFRYYLDFVNGHPQIISVLAAGYRSITWQILGIMFVLPLAGNYRRTGEAICAFALALFATTFISAMVPATGVYGELGLTASDFPYFEPQGYYDTLRDATLVRAGSLHGLDLLKLVGVLTFPSFHAVSAILYTWAFWPMRWLRLFFVPCNNVMLVATPLGGGHYFVDVIAGVVIATMAILAALGISRFVAPRWASPTEA
- a CDS encoding tetratricopeptide repeat protein, which encodes MTTVSLTISEVFDIALKSYHAGKLAEAEQMCLKILSADPDSTVTLNLLAVIHTSRGRNDAAIACYDRALSLRPDFIQALSNRGSVLKQMKRYNEALESYDRALAIQPDHVEILNNHAGVLQAIGRYDEALAGYDGVLALQPDYPEALNNRGVTLQAMGRHSDALASYDAALTLRPDFVEALVNRGIAQYELKRFGDALANYDRAISLRPENADALSNRGNALEKLGRHEEALASYNGALNLQPNHVEALYNRGVILHKLRRLDEALASYDGALVLRPNYPEALVGRGAALHDQKRLDEALMSYDRAIALYPDYVQALVNRGATLHELGRFDEALRSFERALALEPDNVEALTNRGVVLHDLARYDEALVDHEHAIVVRPGDAAVLNNRGVTLHKLRRPEEALASYDSALASRPDWAEALTNRGVTLHDLKRFDEARASYDRAIALRPDYADAHFFKGLSSLVTGDFERGWAEYEWRRKAPSARITARDFPQPLWLGEDGIAGKRILFHSEQGFGDTIQFCRYIPLVATRGVRVIVEVEEPLCGLIAGLAGTAQIIAKGDPLPDFDFQCPLPSLPLAFKTRLETIPSSAPYLRVPTQTLEYWGALLGTKRSPRIGLAWAGNAKHVRDGERSMRLCDLLPLLDIDATFVSLQKEVRAGDAEMLTSCDMLQFSQEIEDFSDTAALISQLDLVISVDTSVAHLAGALGKPVWILLTHAPDWRWLLDRDDSPWYPSARLFRQRETREWGSLTMRVREALLEFTGNER
- a CDS encoding ABC transporter substrate-binding protein translates to MTDRRSSMKILAGAALLGIARRASAQKAKSFTIAYLALLPGEDRNFVPNFLHRLDQLGYVDGHNLHFIYRSADGRPELLPGLASDLIGMKPDVLVTGFGTLAAKAGKAAGDGIPVVFMAVGDPVGAGVVASLARPGGNVTGLSDLAAGLQGNRLQLLCEIVPAASLFAAVLNPGTPYAALAYKELEAAAQVAKVKLRAFEVRSPEQIAPQLEASKAAGAGGLVIFEDPLTFSQRSEIAAVASRLRLPAVYGYREFAEAGGLMSYGTDHGAQWRRGAEIVDLILKGAKPADIPVEQPTTFEFVVNLRTARASNFTLPPTIMIRADDIIE